In the Candidatus Eisenbacteria bacterium genome, AGAGAGCATCCTGACGGTCGCCTGCATCCTCCTGTGCCAACCATTGGTCGCCGCGGCGGGGCCGACCCTTCAGTGGAACGATCTCCACGACGGCGGGGCCAACTACACCGACGTCGGCACCGCCGCCCTTTGCGACCCCGATGGGAACCTGGTGGTGGGAGGCGAGAGCGCGGACGGGACGCAAGGGCTCGACATGCTCATCCGCAAGCTACACAGGCACACGGGGGAGGAGATCTGGCGCAGGCGGGTCCCCGCCCCCGACGGTCTCGACATGGCCCTGTCCGGGATGGCGTGGGACGGCTCCGGAGATCTTCTCGTCGGAGGTTTCATCCGCGCCTGCGATGGGTGATTGCACGGCGATGACGTCACCGTCCTGAAGCTGGACGGTGCGACCGGGGAGGTTCTCTGGTCTCAGCGCTATCTCGGACACGGAAACTTCCATGAGACCGTCCTGGCGATCGCCTCCGACGCGGAAGGCAACGCCTTCATCACCGGCAGGGCCTTCAATCCGAGCTGGGGCGATGACGTACTGATCATGAAGTTCGCCGCGGAAGACGGCGAGATCCGTTGGCTCCAGCTGATCGGCGGCCCCGACGCCATGGACGATCGCGGCTGGTCGATCGCCGTCGGCCCCGACGGCAATCCCGTGATCACGGGAATCGAGGGCCGCTCCGACGGAAGCGGGAACTTCTTGACCTTCAAGCTCGACAGCGCGAACGGAAATCTGATCTGGGACATGTCGCTTCCCGGGGCCGTTTACAACATCAACGAGAGGGCGGGCTGGCTCGCCGTCTGCGACGACGGCGACGTCGTCATGGCCAATCGGACGTGGAGCCCGACCACCGGCTACGATGTCGTGCTGCATCGGTATGAGGCGCTGGACGGAGACCCCGCCTGGTCTGTCCGGTACAACTCCACCGGGACGAGAGTGGACAATCCTAGGGGCATGGTCAGGGACGCCGCGGGGGACCTTCTCATAGCCGGCGTCAGCAACGGCGACTACATGGTCCTCAAGTTCGCCTCGTCGGACGGCGAGTTCCTGTGGAGCGGGAGCTATAATGGCCCTTCGGGCGGATACGACGCAGCGAACTGCGTCGT is a window encoding:
- a CDS encoding PQQ-like beta-propeller repeat protein, with amino-acid sequence MHGDDVTVLKLDGATGEVLWSQRYLGHGNFHETVLAIASDAEGNAFITGRAFNPSWGDDVLIMKFAAEDGEIRWLQLIGGPDAMDDRGWSIAVGPDGNPVITGIEGRSDGSGNFLTFKLDSANGNLIWDMSLPGAVYNINERAGWLAVCDDGDVVMANRTWSPTTGYDVVLHRYEALDGDPAWSVRYNSTGTRVDNPRGMVRDAAGDLLIAGVSNGDYMVLKFASSDGEFLWSGSYNGPSGGYDAANCVVEAANGEVVVSGFSTGSTTSWDVATVGFDPIHGSRVWAERFDAGDSQADEGAFLASTPLGGIYVVGYGYRHATSSDLLSLCYQDEASGVPMDAPQRLPLLTAYPNPFDGEVRMRLTGVPAGTAHVDLYDISGRAIVSLAPPEASGGEAVFVWNGIGRDGKPAGSGVYLVMPRAQVPIAPLRLTRIRR